The Mesotoga infera DNA window TCTTCTCGAATATGTAATTCACAGCATCCTCAACTGGTATTGAATCCGGTGGAGGTGTCATACCTCTAAAGATAGCGGTCCTCACATTTCCCGGGCAAACAACACTGAATCTCAAACCCTCATTTTGAAGCTCATAATACAAGCTTTCAGTGATAGTCTTCACCGCGCTTTTTGTACCTGCATAAAGCGCCTGATATGGAATTGGAACCAATCCCGCTATAGAAGCTGTATTTACTATGTGACCCGATTTCTGCTCCCTCATAATCGGTATGGCGTGGTAGGTCCCGTAGATCACTCCCCAAAGGTTGATATCTACTACTTTCCTCCAGGTTTCGAAGGTCACCATCTCGGTTGGGATCGTCATTCCGATCCCTGCGTTGTTGAACACAAAGTCAAGATGTCCTTCGTGCTCCTTGGCAGACATGATTAGCTTCTCAACGTGATCTTCCTTTGTGACATCGGTAAGGAAAGGCACCGCTTCACCTTCATACTTTGAATTCAACCTTTCCGATTCTCTATCGAGATTCTCCTGACTTACATCTGCCATAAACACAGCCTTCGCGCCCCTGGAAAGAATCTCCTCGGTCAGACCGAGTCCAATTCCTGAGGCCGCACCAGTAACAACCGCAACTTTCTTTTCGAAGTATTCGTTCATCTCTTCATCCTCCTATAACCTATGGAAGTATCCTTGAATCGCCGACATTCAACCTGACAATTCCTTTGGCCATTCTTGACGAAGTAACCCTTCTGATCGGCAAGGCCTCCAATGACCTTATGATTCTTGTCTGCAAAGGGTGCTGCTCGTATGACAGGCCTGTCCATTCCAAAGCTCCTGTACCGCTCCACATTTTCTTCAAAACCATCTCTTGAGGATATAGAGTAGCATGACTAAGGGTAGCTCCACCCTTTCCGAGATTAGGCAGGTGCCTCCACCCGAACAGATTGATCTTAGGATTTTTGTTGAGTTCTGCCAGTATTTCGTCGCTCGCTTCATCTCCTCTATGAAGATCAATCTTCAGGAAGGTAAACTGCTCATAGCTTGCCGCTACAAACCAGTGATTCTCCAGATGGCGCTCAGAAGAGATGTCTGCGAAAACTTTCGGTACTCCGTCCTCTTCGCGGCCCCCGATTATCGGACAGGTCTTGTTCTCCCATACGACAAGCGCATATACTCCTTCGAGACCCTCTGAATTTCCAACATACTTCACAGGTGTCGTCACCTGGATGAGCCTGTACTCTCCCCCAATCATCCAATCTACATCCCTGCAATTGGTATACTGAACATTGACAACCGGCTCCTTCAGTTCGAAGTCTTCAGGAATGTAGTTCAAAAGAACTTCTTCGTCCGTTTCATACTCCACGGTGATAACAATATTGTCCCCGTAGACTACCCTTATCGGGTAGAAAGGATCGCCACCAAAGTGCGCAGGCATCTTGTAGATGAAGTCCTCGTTCAACACGAATTTCCCTTTTTTCCCAGACACTTCACTTCCTCCTCTCATCACGATGAATAATGGAACTCAATATCCTGCCGCACGCATATTCTTCTAGACCCACAAGATTCTGGAAATTATCTCGGGAAATTTGCTCTATCATGGCTCTTTAATGAATCTAAAACCATCTGGCAATCGTCGAAAAACTGGTAGATGAAGTCAGGACGAATAGGGATTGTAATGAGAAGCCCGGTCTCTAGTTCATGTTAATTAGATCACAATGCCTAATGAACTTCCAAGCAAAAATGAATGCATGACAACACGAGCAATAAGCTTAATGTTGAAGTAATATCAGCATAAATTATGTCGCTACATTCCCAATGATTTTGTCCCAGAGGCCTTGCTTCATAGTTTCTCTTTAACGACACGGAACAGCGATTTTGATCGATCAGTAGTGCTATCATATTTCCCCATATATAATCGCTGTTCAGTAGCTGTAAAAGATTCCAATGTCAAAGGTTCAAACACTGTATAATTGGAGCAAATTCGCGCTTCTTTGTAGATTCCGTAGTTAGTCCGAGAAAGAATGCGCTTTTTGCACGGAGGGGATGGAGAATGAAGAAACGCTTTCTGACCGCACTCTCGATATTGGCGATAATCGTCCTGTTATCTGGGTGTCTTTTTTTCGGACTTCCAAACTTGAACGGTAGCTGGGATGCCGTGATGCTTTATTCCGATGGATCATCCGACATTGCAACTTTTCATATTGAACAGCACGTAGTCTACAATTACAGGGGCAGATTCTGTCTTAATTCAACCTGTAAAGAGCTCTTTGGAATGATCTCGAACGATCATGAGGTAAGCATCAACACGTGGACCTCTGAAAGCGGAATAGATTTCGCTGGATCAGTTAACAAGAATACGATGTCGGGAACCTTCACAATATTCGAACCCTTTGCTGAAGGAACTTGGGAGGCAACTAGACGTTAAGCCGACATATTCGTAAAATCAGCAAGTGGGTAAGAGTTACCTTTCTAAAACTGCCTTAGAATCCATATATTCATCTCACATATTGATCTCTGGAACCCTAGTCTTAGAAACATGGGTCGAGCACTCTGAGTTATTGCATACTGCTCTGTGAGTTTTGACCAGAAAACCTTCAGACCAAATCTGTTATCATCTTCTTGAGTAACTTCATGGAGGCATAAAATGACAACAATATATCTGATGCGCCACGGCCAGAGTCAGGCAAATGTTGAAAGGATATTCGCAAATAGCAATGAAGGTTTCCCGCTTACAGAAGAAGGGATACGGCAGGCCGAAATGGCGGCGCGCTTTTTAAGATTAAAGAATATACGCAGGATATATTCCTCGCCGATATTGAGAGCAATTGAGACATCGAGCATAGTATCTTCAGAATTGGAAATTGAGGCCAAACCCCTGGACGAAATCAGGGAGTTTCACGTCGGTGAACTTGAGGGCAAGTTGATTGAAGGCGAAGCAGCGAGCGCATTCCTGAAGCTTGTAGGAGACTGGATCGGGGGTAAGAAAGATGAGCGAATTCCCGAGGGTGAGAGCCATAGACAGGTCATAACACGATTCTGGAAAGCG harbors:
- a CDS encoding acetoacetate decarboxylase, producing MSGKKGKFVLNEDFIYKMPAHFGGDPFYPIRVVYGDNIVITVEYETDEEVLLNYIPEDFELKEPVVNVQYTNCRDVDWMIGGEYRLIQVTTPVKYVGNSEGLEGVYALVVWENKTCPIIGGREEDGVPKVFADISSERHLENHWFVAASYEQFTFLKIDLHRGDEASDEILAELNKNPKINLFGWRHLPNLGKGGATLSHATLYPQEMVLKKMWSGTGALEWTGLSYEQHPLQTRIIRSLEALPIRRVTSSRMAKGIVRLNVGDSRILP
- a CDS encoding SDR family oxidoreductase; this encodes MNEYFEKKVAVVTGAASGIGLGLTEEILSRGAKAVFMADVSQENLDRESERLNSKYEGEAVPFLTDVTKEDHVEKLIMSAKEHEGHLDFVFNNAGIGMTIPTEMVTFETWRKVVDINLWGVIYGTYHAIPIMREQKSGHIVNTASIAGLVPIPYQALYAGTKSAVKTITESLYYELQNEGLRFSVVCPGNVRTAIFRGMTPPPDSIPVEDAVNYIFEKMEKGDLMIVFPQKYRDFDEMYRTDREKFDEFALNLAAERLENYRTKGNYY
- a CDS encoding histidine phosphatase family protein; amino-acid sequence: MTTIYLMRHGQSQANVERIFANSNEGFPLTEEGIRQAEMAARFLRLKNIRRIYSSPILRAIETSSIVSSELEIEAKPLDEIREFHVGELEGKLIEGEAASAFLKLVGDWIGGKKDERIPEGESHRQVITRFWKAINTILDECPEGEVLAISHGGFLSMTLPFVCNGIDPRSFFSRSGISITNCAITTVKA